From the genome of Methanosphaera sp. WGK6:
TCATCTAAAATATATGAATAATGTTGTTCTAAAATTACATGTATAGGTAAACTATATCTATGTTCAGGATCATTAGGATCTACACTAAATATTTGACCTTCACCATTACTTCTTATGATTATATCTTTTTCTTTCACCATTAGCATCGTCTCTTTTAAAGTCATACAAGGTTATTAATATAATATTTGATATTAATTAATGATATATTTTATTTAATAAATTTTTAATAATATATTTTCTAAAATTTAATCAAAGTCATAATTTAATTTACCCGTTATGATAAATGTTAAAATACATGAAAATATAACAAATACTAAATAAATTAATGCCACATTACTTACTGTTGTGTGAATAACTAAGCCACTAATTAAAAGATTTGTGAGAGCTGTACCACCATCAGTTATGATATATGTTGTAGCTAGAACTCCCGCCATGTCTTCTTTTCTTGTTCTGTAAACTATATTATTCATACATGATGTGAAACATAATCCACAAAATAGTGAGGCTATAATATTAAACATCAAAAATAATATGAAATATGATTTAAATAGTGCTATGTTTACAAATATTAATGCTATTGTAAAACCTAGAATACCCATCCTTTGAGCATCTTTTATAGATAATCTATTAATTAATGTACTTCCAATAATTTGAGGAGCAATAATACTTGTATAAATTATTGCAGCTATTAATTTACCAGTGCATCCAAAATTTAATAAAGCCATAGATGAACTAAAGCTTTGATAGAATCCCGAAATTGTATATGTTGAAACAAATATTATAATTGAAATTGGAATAAAACGTCTTATATTCTGTGGAACTTTTATTTCAGGTTTAATTGAAGATAAAACACCACTACTACGAGTAATTGTTTCTTGACTTATTATTATCATGACTATACAAATTATAAGTAGAATACTTATTAGTATAAAAATGTTAGCTATCCATGCTGGATTATTATCAACAATACTTGCTGAATTTAGAGCTCCTATACTAAATCCTATTAATGGAATATTTGTTGACATAATTACACCCAAATTTGAGTTTGGTGGAGCAGTATCTAATATGAATGTTTGAATACATCCAGCAGACATTCCACAACTTAATCCTTGTAACAAACGCCCCAAAAGAAACAAATTAGAACCATTTACATATACAAAACTTATACAACCTATTATTGCAAATATAATTGTTGTTATAATAATAGGTTTTCGTCCCAGATAATTACTGAGTCTTGCAAAAAATAGGAGACTAATTACATTTCCTGTGAAGTATATAAAAGTACTCATTGAGAGTATACTATTTGAAATACCATATAATGATTGGTATGTTGCATAAAAAGGAATAGCACTACTACTTGCTATACATACGACAGCCATAGTCATTGTAGCGGCAATAAAACTTAATTTCATTTTAAATGTATATTCAACCATAATTATCACATATTAGTAATTATAATTTTTATAAAAAGTTCTTAAAAAAGAATATCATATAGAACTATTGGAGAAAATAGAAATATAAATAATAATCTAGAAAACAGAATAATAAAGAAAAAAAACAGATATTATAAAATTTTGGTGATATATTGCCTAATGAAAATATGATAGATAATACTAGTAATATAGAACTTATGTTAAATTATCCTAGAAAAGCTCTTTGGAATATGTCTATTTCTCTTATTATTTCAATGTTTATTACAAGTATTTACAATGTAATTGATGCTATATGGGTTGCTGGTTTAAGTGCTGATGCACTTGCAGGTGTTGGTTTTGTTACACCAATATTTATTGCTATTATGGGTATTGGTAATGGTTTAGGTGCTGGTTCTGCATCTGCACTATCTAAGTATATTGGTGAGGATAATAAGAAAAAAGCAGATAATGGTGCTGTTCATACACTATTTATTAGTATTGTTGTTGCCCTTGTTACTACGATAGTATTACTTATTTCATTAAAATCTATTCTTCTCTTAATAGGTGCAGGTAGTACTATTAGTTATGCTATAAGTTATGGAAATATTATATCAGTAGGTTCTATTTTTATTATATTGTCTAATGCATTGTATGGAACTTTAAGAGCTGAAGGTGATACTAATAGAACAATGTATGCTATGTTATTTTCAGCAATCATTAATATAATCCTTGATCCATTGTTTATTTATGGACTAAATTTAGGTGTTAGTGGAGCAGCATATGCAACAATTATTTCATTAGTATTTGTTAATATGATATTGTTTTACTGGTTTTATGTAAAAAAAAATACTTATTTAAAGCCTAATTTATCTAATTATGTTTTTAGTAAAAACATATCTCTTGATATTTTAAAGGTAGGTTTTCCTGCTAGTTTGGAACTAATAAATAATGCTGTTTTTGCGGCTTTATTTTCATTGCTATTAACTATTATTGCAGGTACTGATGCTGTTGCTGTGTATTCTACTGGTTGGAGAATAGTTACTTTTGGTACTGTGCCTATGCTTGCTATTGGTACTGCTTTAGTTTCTGTTGTTGGAGCTAATTATGGTTCTAGAAATTATGAGAATATTCGTGTTGTTCATAGGTATTCTATGAAGATTTCTATATTTTTTGGAGTTTTATGTGCTGTTTTAACATATGTTTTTGCTCCTCAAATTGTAGCATTGTTTTCATATACTGGTAGTAGTATTCGTTTGTCTAGTAGCATGGTTAGTTTCCTTTGTTGTATTGTATTTTTCTATCCTACTATGGCTGTTGGTGTAAATTCCACTTATCTTTTCCAGGGTGTTGGTAAATGTTTAACTGCTATGTTTCAAACAATTTTTAGAGAACTTGGTTTTACCTTGTTATTTGCAGTAGTATTTGCTATGATTTTTAATATGGGTGAATTTGGTGCATGGCTTGGTATTGTATTTGGTGAGTTTGTTGCTAATAACATTACACTGGTTTGGGCTGATATTTATATTAGAAGACTTATTCAAAATAAGTCATTATAACCTCTTTTTTTATAAATTTTTAATAAAATGTATAATTTAATAACCTGTAATCTATATTATGTGTTTATTTTTTAGATATTTGAAAATAAGTTTTGTTTTAATGAAAAATAAGTATTATTAAAAAAAGTAGTTTAGGATTATATAGGATTATAATCCAAGCAATGTTTTAAATCCGATGAGTATGAGTATGACTCCCCCAAGTATTTCAAATTTATCACCAAAGTAATTCCCCAATTTTTTACCAAGGAAAATTCCAATTATACTAAAGATAAATGCAACTACTCCAATTATTGAACATGGCATCCATAAACTTGTATTGAGTATAGCAAATGTTAAACCTACAGCAAATGCATCAATACTTGTTGCTATTGCAAGAAGAGTTACTTCCTTAAAGTCAAAGTCATCAGTTATTTCTTCTTCATCATCTCCCAAGCTTTCACGAATCATATTAAGTCCTATACCAACTAGTAATATAAATGCAATCCAGGGTGCAATTGTAGATATAAGTGAACTAACTGCAGTTCCACAAAAATATCCAAATACTGGCATGATAAATTGGAATCCACCAAAGAATATACCATACCATAATATTTGTATTTTAGTTAGGTTTTTCTGTGTAAATCCCTTTGTTAAAGAAACACTGAAAGCATCCATTGCTAAAGCTATTGCTAATAATATTACTGAAATTAAATTCATTTCCATATTACCATTACCTTATTAGTTTAATATAAAAAAATTAGTTTTACTGTATTTAATCATTTATTAAAATAATTTAATATAGGTTATTAAAAAATTATGATGTGAATAATAAAAAAAAGTTTATATGGAAATTATCCTTATTAGATAATTTCTTCCCTTTCTTTTGAAAATAATAGGTGTTTTGAATTTGAAAGAAAAAAAATTATGTATTATCCATATATACTTCTTTTTTGTATTTAATAATATCTTGAATAGTAAGAACGGGCATATTATGTTCTTTTGAGAATTCTATGATTTCTGGCATTCTTGCCATTGTTCCATCAGGGTTTGTTATTTCACATAATACACCCATTGGTTTAAGCCCTGCCATTTGCATAAGATCTATGTTAGCTTCAGTATGACCTTCTCTTTCAAGTACTCCTCCATTTTTTGCTCTTAATGGAAATACATGACCTGGATGGTGTAAATCTTCAGCTTTAGCATTATCAGATACACATGCTTTTACAGTTGTAACTCTATCTTTTGCTGAAACTCCTGTCGTAACTCCTTGGGCAGCTTCTATTGTTATGGTAAATGCT
Proteins encoded in this window:
- a CDS encoding MFS transporter, which produces MVEYTFKMKLSFIAATMTMAVVCIASSSAIPFYATYQSLYGISNSILSMSTFIYFTGNVISLLFFARLSNYLGRKPIIITTIIFAIIGCISFVYVNGSNLFLLGRLLQGLSCGMSAGCIQTFILDTAPPNSNLGVIMSTNIPLIGFSIGALNSASIVDNNPAWIANIFILISILLIICIVMIIISQETITRSSGVLSSIKPEIKVPQNIRRFIPISIIIFVSTYTISGFYQSFSSSMALLNFGCTGKLIAAIIYTSIIAPQIIGSTLINRLSIKDAQRMGILGFTIALIFVNIALFKSYFILFLMFNIIASLFCGLCFTSCMNNIVYRTRKEDMAGVLATTYIITDGGTALTNLLISGLVIHTTVSNVALIYLVFVIFSCILTFIITGKLNYDFD
- a CDS encoding MATE family efflux transporter is translated as MPNENMIDNTSNIELMLNYPRKALWNMSISLIISMFITSIYNVIDAIWVAGLSADALAGVGFVTPIFIAIMGIGNGLGAGSASALSKYIGEDNKKKADNGAVHTLFISIVVALVTTIVLLISLKSILLLIGAGSTISYAISYGNIISVGSIFIILSNALYGTLRAEGDTNRTMYAMLFSAIINIILDPLFIYGLNLGVSGAAYATIISLVFVNMILFYWFYVKKNTYLKPNLSNYVFSKNISLDILKVGFPASLELINNAVFAALFSLLLTIIAGTDAVAVYSTGWRIVTFGTVPMLAIGTALVSVVGANYGSRNYENIRVVHRYSMKISIFFGVLCAVLTYVFAPQIVALFSYTGSSIRLSSSMVSFLCCIVFFYPTMAVGVNSTYLFQGVGKCLTAMFQTIFRELGFTLLFAVVFAMIFNMGEFGAWLGIVFGEFVANNITLVWADIYIRRLIQNKSL
- a CDS encoding manganese efflux pump MntP family protein codes for the protein MEMNLISVILLAIALAMDAFSVSLTKGFTQKNLTKIQILWYGIFFGGFQFIMPVFGYFCGTAVSSLISTIAPWIAFILLVGIGLNMIRESLGDDEEEITDDFDFKEVTLLAIATSIDAFAVGLTFAILNTSLWMPCSIIGVVAFIFSIIGIFLGKKLGNYFGDKFEILGGVILILIGFKTLLGL
- the ribB gene encoding 3,4-dihydroxy-2-butanone-4-phosphate synthase produces the protein MNHEDMLEGTSIERVKIALSALQEGRGVIVTDDESRENEGDMFFAAQTVTEQQMALLIREGSGIICLCMNEDKADELELPLMVSDNTSTYQTAFTITIEAAQGVTTGVSAKDRVTTVKACVSDNAKAEDLHHPGHVFPLRAKNGGVLEREGHTEANIDLMQMAGLKPMGVLCEITNPDGTMARMPEIIEFSKEHNMPVLTIQDIIKYKKEVYMDNT